One window of the Paraburkholderia sp. PGU19 genome contains the following:
- the mutL gene encoding DNA mismatch repair endonuclease MutL translates to MSAIPESSETRADAPADAYDAPSPVSDRDASAAESALTPRPLRAIQPLPDQLISQIAAGEVVERPASVVKELLENALDAGAKTLRILLDEGGVKRISITDDGCGIPEGELALALMRHATSKIRSLAELEAVATLGFRGEALASIASVSDMHITSRTENDSHATRIDAQTGALSPAAGTRGTTIEVRELYFNTPARRKFLKSEQTELGHCLEMIRRAALARPDVAISVLHNGRAVEHWNASDPATRVAKILGETFATAHLPLDESAGPLAVYGCAGLPTASRGRADQQYFFVNGRFVRDKLLTHAVRAAYEDVLHGDRYPSYVLFLDLPPEAVDVNVHPSKIEVRFRDSRSIHQFVFHAVQRSLARHAGASPETTSGGHAARIDPMPFPTAATPATPASFGSTPLGGGFRVSNGGSSQPGNTWLRQARMTQGTLPVAQPLALYDALFGRKDTGAGTPQGTTSFELRDAADSVGNDGASAPVAGFAGFAGLAPQSAIAPQTFDANDEQPLGFALGQIHGIYVLAQNARGLVIVDMHAAHERILYEQFKNALVDRAIAVQPLLIPVSMPADGIEIGVVEEERETLDALGFDLAVLSPTTIAIRAVPALLKDADLQALARAVLSDLHAYGGSLVLTERQHELLGTLACHHAVRANRRLTLDEMNALLRQMEATERADQCNHGRPTWYQLTLADLDRLFMRGQ, encoded by the coding sequence ATGTCCGCGATCCCCGAATCTTCCGAAACGCGTGCCGACGCGCCCGCCGACGCATATGACGCGCCGAGTCCTGTGTCCGACCGCGACGCGAGCGCGGCCGAAAGCGCCCTTACGCCGCGTCCGCTGCGCGCGATCCAGCCGCTGCCCGACCAGCTGATCAGCCAGATCGCCGCGGGCGAAGTGGTCGAGCGGCCGGCGTCGGTTGTGAAGGAATTGCTCGAAAATGCGCTCGATGCGGGCGCGAAGACGCTGCGCATCCTGCTCGACGAAGGCGGCGTCAAGCGCATCTCGATCACCGACGACGGCTGTGGCATTCCCGAAGGCGAGCTCGCGCTCGCGCTGATGCGTCACGCGACCAGCAAGATCCGCTCGCTCGCCGAGCTCGAAGCCGTGGCGACACTCGGGTTTCGCGGCGAGGCGCTGGCGTCGATCGCGTCGGTGTCGGACATGCACATCACGAGCCGCACGGAGAACGATTCGCACGCGACGCGCATCGACGCGCAGACGGGCGCGCTATCGCCCGCTGCGGGCACGCGCGGCACGACGATCGAAGTGCGCGAGTTGTACTTCAATACGCCCGCGCGCCGCAAATTCCTCAAGAGCGAACAGACTGAACTCGGCCACTGCCTGGAGATGATCCGGCGCGCGGCGCTCGCGCGGCCCGATGTCGCGATTTCGGTGCTGCATAACGGCCGCGCCGTCGAACACTGGAACGCCAGCGATCCCGCCACGCGCGTCGCGAAGATTCTCGGCGAGACGTTCGCGACCGCGCATCTGCCGCTCGACGAATCGGCGGGACCGCTTGCCGTGTACGGCTGCGCCGGTCTGCCAACTGCGAGCCGCGGACGCGCCGATCAGCAGTATTTCTTCGTCAACGGCCGCTTCGTGCGCGACAAGTTGCTCACGCACGCTGTGCGTGCCGCGTACGAAGATGTGCTGCACGGCGACCGTTATCCGTCGTATGTGCTGTTCCTCGATCTGCCGCCCGAGGCCGTCGACGTGAACGTGCATCCGTCGAAGATCGAAGTGCGCTTTCGCGATTCGCGTTCGATTCACCAGTTCGTGTTCCATGCCGTGCAGCGATCGCTCGCGCGGCACGCGGGCGCATCGCCGGAAACGACGTCGGGTGGACATGCTGCGCGTATCGATCCGATGCCTTTTCCGACGGCGGCAACGCCTGCCACACCCGCATCATTTGGCTCGACGCCGCTAGGCGGCGGCTTCAGGGTCAGCAATGGCGGCAGTTCGCAGCCGGGCAACACCTGGCTGCGACAGGCGCGCATGACGCAAGGCACGCTGCCCGTCGCGCAGCCGCTCGCGCTTTACGACGCGTTGTTCGGCCGCAAGGACACGGGCGCGGGCACCCCGCAAGGCACGACGTCTTTTGAGCTGCGCGACGCGGCGGATTCCGTCGGGAATGATGGTGCGTCTGCGCCTGTCGCGGGTTTTGCTGGTTTCGCGGGTTTGGCGCCTCAGTCGGCCATCGCACCGCAGACTTTCGACGCGAACGACGAACAGCCGCTCGGCTTCGCGCTCGGCCAGATTCACGGTATCTACGTGCTTGCGCAGAACGCGCGCGGACTGGTGATCGTCGATATGCACGCAGCGCACGAGCGGATTCTGTATGAGCAGTTCAAGAACGCGCTCGTGGACCGCGCGATCGCTGTGCAGCCGCTGTTGATTCCCGTGTCGATGCCGGCTGACGGGATCGAGATCGGCGTCGTCGAAGAGGAGCGGGAGACGCTCGATGCCCTAGGCTTCGATCTGGCCGTGCTGTCGCCGACGACCATCGCGATTCGCGCCGTCCCCGCGCTGCTGAAGGATGCCGATTTGCAGGCGCTGGCGCGCGCGGTGCTGTCCGATCTGCACGCTTACGGCGGCTCGCTCGTGCTGACCGAGCGCCAGCACGAGCTGCTCGGCACGCTTGCCTGTCATCATGCCGTGCGCGCGAACCGGCGCCTCACGCTCGACGAAATGAATGCACTGCTGCGCCAGATGGAAGCAACGGAGCGCGCGGACCAGTGCAATCACGGGCGGCCGACGTGGTATCAGTTAACGCTCGCCGATCTCGATCGGCTGTTCATGCGCGGACAGTGA
- the miaA gene encoding tRNA (adenosine(37)-N6)-dimethylallyltransferase MiaA, which produces MTQHAPQPIACLLGPTASGKTAAALAFAARAPVEIVSVDSALVYREMDIGTAKPSAEERAVAPHHLIDIVDPVDAYSAADFRADALRLVGEIVARGNVPLLVGGTMLYYKALTQGLNDLPAADADVRATLDADAAREGWPALHARLYAVDPVTAARLAPNDSQRIQRALEVFMLTGQPMSALLAAPARDDDAARLYRFVPIALEPSDRSGLHARIAARFDAMLAAGFVDEVKRLRARGDLHPGLPSMRCVGYRQAWEYLDGETDYDTMRDKGVFATRQLCKRQLTWLRGMAERVVVDCCGADATLLALQAIERVVG; this is translated from the coding sequence ATGACGCAGCACGCACCCCAACCGATCGCCTGCCTGCTCGGCCCGACCGCTTCCGGCAAGACGGCGGCCGCATTGGCGTTCGCTGCGCGCGCGCCTGTGGAGATCGTCAGCGTCGATTCGGCGCTCGTGTATCGCGAGATGGATATCGGCACTGCGAAGCCGTCGGCGGAGGAACGCGCCGTCGCGCCTCACCATCTGATCGACATCGTCGATCCTGTCGATGCTTACTCAGCCGCCGATTTCCGCGCCGACGCGTTGCGACTGGTCGGCGAGATCGTTGCGCGCGGCAACGTGCCGTTGCTGGTGGGCGGCACGATGCTGTACTACAAGGCGTTGACGCAAGGGCTGAACGACCTGCCTGCCGCCGATGCCGACGTGCGTGCGACGCTCGATGCCGACGCTGCGCGCGAAGGCTGGCCTGCGTTGCATGCGCGTCTTTATGCCGTCGATCCCGTCACGGCCGCACGCCTCGCGCCGAACGATTCGCAGCGTATCCAGCGCGCACTCGAAGTGTTCATGCTGACGGGGCAACCGATGTCGGCGTTGCTCGCCGCGCCCGCGCGCGATGACGATGCAGCGCGGCTTTATCGATTCGTTCCGATCGCGCTGGAGCCGTCTGATCGAAGTGGGCTGCATGCGCGTATTGCGGCACGGTTTGATGCGATGCTTGCGGCTGGGTTTGTCGATGAGGTGAAGCGGCTGCGCGCGCGCGGGGATTTGCATCCGGGGTTGCCTTCCATGCGGTGTGTTGGGTATAGGCAGGCCTGGGAGTATCTCGACGGCGAAACCGATTACGACACCATGCGGGATAAAGGCGTCTTTGCGACGCGGCAGTTGTGTAAGAGGCAGCTTACGTGGCTGCGGGGTATGGCGGAGCGGGTTGTGGTGGATTGTTGTGGTGCTGATGCTACTTTGCTTGCCTTGCAGGCTATTGAACGAGTCGTTGGATGA